The genomic interval CGACGGCGGCAACATGGGCGTCCGCCGCCGACAACTGCACCGCACCTTCATGACACCCGGCTACGACTCCATGGCCTCGGCCGAAGCCCGATAGGGAGGCTCCGATGACCACGACCGACCAGACCATCGCCGAACGGGTCGAGGCGTTCCACACCCAGGTCCCGGGCCTGTTCCCCGCCGACGTTTGGGAGGTGATCGTCCAGGAGCAGAACGCCCACCGCGCAAGTGCTCCCGGAGCGCTGCCCGCCATCGGATCGCCCATGCCGGACGCCAATCTGCTCGATGCCCACGGGCGAGCCACAACACTGAGCGCGACGCGCGCCGGCCGCACCGCCGTGATCGTGCTCTACCGCGGCGCGTGGTGTCCTTATTGCAACATCACCCTTCGGGCGTACCAGGACGCGCTGGCCTCGGAGCTGTCCTCCCGCGGCGGCGTCCTGATCGCGCTGAGTCCGCAGAAGCCGGACGAGGCGCTGTCGCTTCAGGAGAAGAACGAGTTGGCGTTCCCCGTGCTTTCCGATCCTGGCAACCAGATCGCGGTTGCGCTCGGGGTGCTCACCGCGTTCGGCGCGGCCGCCCAGGCAGCGGTCGCCGGAGTCGGGATCGACGTCGCCGCAGGCAACGCCGACGGCACGGCAGGCATCCCGATGCCGACGGTGGTCGTGGTGGACGCGGCGGGCGAGATCCGCTGGATCGACGTCCATCCGGACTACACCACCCGCACGGAGCCGGCCGAAATCCTCGAACACCTGGCCGGGCTTCCTCGCTGAAGCTTCGTACGACCCGACGCGGATGGGCCACGAAAGCTCCGGCCCGGTGACGGTGCCTCAGGTTTCGCGGCCGGCCGGGTCGGCAACTGCCGGCCGTGATGCGCGGCTGGTAGCGGTACGACGTAGATCGAGGGTGCAGCTGTACTCCGGAGCCTGCGGCGGCAGGGCGCGCCGGCCGGTGACGAGACTTTGCCCGGGCGTGCTGACCTCGGGTTGGAAGCGGGCCGCGCGCCGGGCCTCCGCCTCTGCGGCGTTGATCGGATACCGGTCGTAGTCGCGTCCGCCCGGGTGGATCACGTGGTAGGTGAACCCGCCCAGCGACCGGTCGTTCCAGGTGTCGAGGAGTTCGATGGCCAGCGGTGAGTGGATGCCGATGGTCGGGTGCAGGGCCGAGGGTGGCGTCCGGGCACGGAACCGTACCCCGGCCACGACGGTGTCGGCGACGCGACACCGACCGGTCGGCAGCGGAATACCGTTGCAGAGCACGACGTGTCGACCGGGAACGACGCCGCTGGCCTTGATCTGGACCCTTTCACAGGAGGAGTCGACGTATCGGGCCGTGCCGCCGGCGGCGACCTCCTCGCCGAGCACGTGCCAGGGCTCGATGGCCGCGCGAACTTCCAGCCCGACACCGGCGACCACCACCGAGCCCAGGCGTGGGAAACGGAACTCGGCGAAGGGTTCCAACCAGGCCGGGTCGAAGGCGATGTCGTGGGCGTTGAGGTCGGCCACGACGTCAGCGACGTCGGCCAAGGCGTATTCGGGCAGCAGGAACTCGTCATGCAGTCGGGTACCCCAGCGGACCAGCGGTGCACGGTAGGGGTTCTCCCAGAAACGGGCTACCAGCGCTCGCACCAGGAGTGCCTGCACCAGGGACATGTCCGGGTGCGGTGCCATCTCGAAGCCCCGCAACTCGAGCAGACCCAGCCGGCCCCGTTCGCCGTCCGGGGAGTAGAGCTTGTCGATGCAGAACTCCGCGCGATGGGTGTTGCCGGTGATGTCCACCAGCAGATGGCGCAGCGCCCGGTCGACATGCCACGGGCGGGTGCCTTCCGGCTCGTCGGCCAGTGCGGCGAGTTCGGCGAAGGCAATCTCCAGTTCGTACAGGGATTCGTGCCGCGCCTCGTCGACGCGCGGTGCCTGGCTGGTCGGACCGACGAAGCGCCCGGAGAACAGGTAGGTCAACCCCGGGTGGTGCTGCCAGTAAGTCAGCATGCTGACGAGCAGGTCCGGTCTACGCAGCAGCGGACTGTCGGCCGGCCCGGCACCGCCCAGAGTCAGGTGCCCGCCGCCGCCGGTGCCGGTGCGGATGCCGTCCATCGCGAAGGTCTCCGCCGTAAGCCCGATCTCGGTGACCTCGGCGTGCAGAACCTCGGCGGTCTTGACCATCGCGGTCCAGTCGGCGGCCGGGTGGACGTTCACCTCGATCACACCGGGGTCGGGGGTGACCGACAGCGACTGCAACCGGCGGTCCCCGGTCGGGGAGTATCCCTCCAGCACGACCGGTACTCCCGCGGCGCGGGCCGCGTCCTCCACGACGGCCAGCAGTTCGGTACAAACGGCGGCATCGGGCAACGGGGGTAGGAAAACGAACAGGTGCCCGTCGCGTTCCTGAACGCACAACGCGGTGCCGGCAGCCCGATCCGGGGATACCACCTGCGCGGCGGGACGGTCTCCGGCCGAACCGGGCCCGACGTCCGGCAGTGGGAACAGCGGGGCGTACCCGGAGGGGGGCGGCGGTGGCGGGGGGGTGGACCAGGCCAGTGCGTCCAAGGGCAGGCGAAACCCGGCCGGGGAGGTGCCGGGGCGCAGGAAGACCGCGCCGCGGCGGGTGTTCCATCGGGTGGTGACCCAGCCGGAGTCGTCCTCGGCCCAGCTGAGTGGGATCGCCCACCCGACCGGCTCGCCGCGTTCGGCGTCCAGCGCGGCGACCAACGCAGCCCGTTCCTCGGCCTGCGCCGGGGCGATCGGCGGGAGGCCGGCGGGTTGCGCGCCCGACGGCAGCTGCGCCTCGGCCGCGAGCCGGTCCAGCGGGTCCTCGAACAGTGGGCTGACGCAGTCGGCGGCCACACCCAGATTCGCAGCGATGGCGGCGGTCAGGCCGGTCGCGGCCGCGGCCGGGGCCGACGGTGGGCCCCAGGGATCGGCCAGCAGTCCGGGGTCCGACCACAGCGGCTGCCCGTCGGTGCGCCAGGCGAGGGTGATCTGCCAACGGGGCAGCGGCTCACCGGGGTACCACTTGCCCTGACCGTGATGCAGGATCCCGTCGGGCGCCCACCGTTGCGCCAGTCGGCGGGCCAGTGCGGCGCCCAACCGTCGCTTGTCCTCCCCGTCGGCCGCGAAGCGCCACTGGGCGGACTCCCGGTCGGTGACGGACACGAACGTCGGCTCACCACCCATCGTCAACCGCACGTCGCCGGCTTGCAGACGTTGGTCGACCGACCGGCCGAGGGAGTGGATCGCCTCGACCTGTTCGGGCCGGTAGGGTCCGGCGGTCCGCGGGTCGGACCGGATGCGGTGCACGAGGTTGCTGTATTCGAAGGTCGCGACCGCGCGGCTGGTGGTGCCGCTGATGGGCGCTGCCTGCTCCGGGCGTGGTGCGCCGACCAACGGCAGATGGCCCTCCCCGGCCAGTAGTCCCGAGGTCGAGTCCAGGCCGATCCACCCGGCCCCCGGGATGAAGGCCTCCGCCCAGGCGTGCAGGTCGGTGAAGTCGCGCACCGGGCCTGCCTCGCCCTCGGGGGCGAGCTGGACCAGATATCCGGACACGAAGCGGGCGGCCAGGCCGAGGGTGCGCAGGGCGCCGACCAGTGCCCACGCGCTGTCGCGACAGGAACCCACGCCCAGTTCCAACGTGCGGTCCGGGGACTGGACGCCTTCGGGCAGGCGCAGCGAATACTCGATCGCCGCCGCCAGATGCTGGTTGAGGATGACCAGGAAGTCGACCGTCGGTACGTCCTTGGTGCCGGTCAACTCGATACCGGCCAGCCACTCCCGCAGCCGTGGACCGCTTCCGCCGCCGGCAGCATCCGGCTCCTGGACCGGCCGCAAGTACGGCTCAAGGTCTGCCATGAGTTCGGCGGGATAGTCGAAGGGCCAGTGGCGGGCGACGGGGTCGAGGAAGAAGTCGAAGGGGTTGATCACGGTCATGTCCGCGATCAGGTCGACGGTGAACTCCAGGAAGTCCGTGGGCTCCCGGAACACCACCCGGGCCGCGTGATTGCCGTAGATGTCCTGCTGCCAGTTGACGAAGTGCTCGGCCCCGTTGATGCGCAGGGCGTAGCCGCTGATCGGGGTGCGGCAGTGCGGGGCAGGCTTCAGACGGATCGTGTGCGGCCCGACCTCGACCGGCCGGTCGAACCGGTAGGTCGTGCGGTGCTCCAAGGCGACCCGAGCTGCCATGCCATACCCCTTTCCCGCGCCGGGCGCCCTGACGTCGGCCCAGGTTGGCAGCCGCACGTTTCCAACGGTTTACCGGAGCCCGCGGCGCCTGGCCTGCCGATCATTCGTGGGCTACCACCGGCGCAGCGCTTCATTCGCGCCGTCGGGTGCGGAACTACAGCTTTGCATCCACGCGGGGACCGGTTGCAACTGGCCGGCCGCGGCCGCGGCTCGGGGCCTGGGTGACGTGCAACCATGGCCCGGTGACCGAGCGCCCACCGGGTCGTCCCGGGCCGTTGCCTCGGTTCACCAGGGAACAGGTTCTCGAGGCGGCGCTGGAACTCATCGAGTCGATGCCGCCGGAGAAGTTCTCGATGCACAAGTTGGGTCAGGCGTTGGGTGTTCGCCCGATGACCCTGTACGGGTACGTCAAGAACAAGGACGACGTCCTGGCCGGGGTCACCCAGCTCGCGCTCGCCAAGTTCCACCACGATCCAGGGACGAAAGCGCCGTGGTACGAGCAGATCCGAGCTTCATTGCGTGAGATTCATGCGTTGTGTCGTCAGTACCCGCATCTGGCGACCTTGGTGATAAACCGGAATGCCCACCGACCGGAATTGCTCCATGTCCGCGAGCGAATGTTGGGCATCCTGCTGGACGCCGGGTTCGATGCCGACACCGCGCTGCACGCGTTCGGGGTGCTGGCGTACTACACCACGGGATTTGCCGGTGGCCAGGCCGGCCTCAGTACCTCGGGCGCGGCGGGAACCATCCCCCATCTGCCCCCGGGGGAATTCCCGCGGCTTACGTCGTTGGCCGACAAGTACGCCGACCATGCCTCGGAGGAGGCTTTCGAGTTCGGCCTGGACCTGCTGCTTCAGGGTCTTCGCCGACGGCGTCGCGGTTGACCGACCGCGGTCAGGCCATCATTTTCTTGCACAGTGGCAGCCAGAGCGCTCGGGGCGCGTGTGAACCGAACCATGCCATCGCGCGAACGCCCACCCGTGGCATGACGATCCGCTTGCCCCGGTCGAGCCCTTCCAGGCCCGCGCGAACACAGGCTTCGGGCCCGATCATGACGACACCCGGAGTGCGCTTCTCCACATGCTCGACGCCGCCGACACTGGAGAACTCGGTCCGCACACCCCCCGGGCACAAGGCTGTGACGCCGACCCGGTGGACGGCCAGTTCGCAGTGCAATGCCTGTGCCAGCGAGGTGATCGCGGCCTTCGTGGCCGCGTAGGCGCCGAAGTTCGGCATCGGTTGGTTGCCGGCCATCGAGGACACGAGCAGGACCGCGCCGCTACGTCGCTCCGCCATCGGCGGGATGAGTGCACGTGACAGCACCATCACTGCTTCGACGTTCGTCCGGACCATGGCGGTGATGCGGTCCGGGTCCTGGTGCAGGAACGGCCCACCCAGACCGAATCCCGCGCACAGCACCAGAACGTCGAGCTCCAGGTCGAGCGCCGCCAGGTCGACGAGCATCCGGCTTCGGGCGGCCGCGTCGGCAAGGTCGCAGGGCAGCACCTCGACCCTGCGGTCGTATCGCTTCCGTAGATCGGCGGCCAGGCTCTCCAGCCGATCGGCTCGCCGGGCGACGAGGATCGCGTCGTGACCGCGAGCGCACAGCTGTCGCGCAAACTCCAACCCGAGGCCCGAGGAGGCACCGGTGATCAGCGCCGCCCGACCGGCCCGGGGCGTGGGTATGGTCATCCCCGGCCGACCAATTTGGCTGCACCAGTGGTGAGCACCAGGTCGGCGGCGCCGGTGAGCATGCGGGTCCACATCTGGTCGCCGCGCTCGGTCCGCGAGATGGTCACCGATACCGCGACGGTGAGCAGGAACGGGTACAGCGAGCAGGCCCGATAGCTCTCCCAACAGTCCTGCGCCTCGAACCCGCGTACCCCGGCGGTTTTCAGGTCGTCGAGGTACTGGCCCAACAGGTCCCGCTCGAGTTCGCCACGCAGGCCGGGATCCAAGGCCGTGGTCAGGAAGATCGCCGCATCGAGAAGGGGCGGCGCCAACCGGGCGCCCTGCCAGTCCAGCACCACGATCGGCGGGTCCGCCGCAGTAATGCCGAACATCATGTTGTCCAGGCGGTAGTCCCCGTGCGCGACCACGAACGGGGGCTTCCAGACCGCGTCGGTCACCACAGGCGCCAACGGCGCCAGCTGCTCGACGAGGGCCAGGTGCTCGGGATCGAGCCGGTGGGCGAACCGTTCCCGGAAGAGTTCGATGCATTGCGGCACTTGGGCGAAGAGCATCCTGGTGCGTGCGATGTCGAGCCACGGCAGGCGGATCAACTCGGGGTCGTTCCAGATCGGCGCCTGCAGCCCGACGAGCTCGCCGATCGCGAGCGCGGCCCGGTCCGGGGTGCAGCCGGCGAGCATGTCACCGGGCACCGTGCTGGCCCCGACGTCCTCGATGACCAAGGTGAACCGGCCCGTCGCGGGGTCGACTGCGGCGTGGTACAGGTCGGGCACGCGGCCGGTGAGTCGGGGCGCGACCTGTTCGTAGAAGTGGACCTCGGCCTCGTAGACCCCCATCGCGGCACCCAGCTGCCGGCTACCGGGGTCCTCGGACGGCAGCTTCACCACGACCGAGGAAGGGCCGGCACCGTCGCCGGCGTAACGCAGCGTGGTTCGTACGACGTGACCAAGCTGTCCCGTTCCGATGACCTCGCTGTCCGCGGCCGCCACTTCGGTTCCGGGTGCGAGCGTGCCGCGTGATCGCAATGCCGCGGTGAGCCATTCCGGGGTCAGGTCCTCGACGGTGTCGACGACAACCACGGCCGGGAGTGTGTGCGCGCTCATCGAGATGCCTCCGGTCGCTTACGCCACGCCTCGATCAGTGCCGCGTTCTGCCGCGGGGTGGATCCGTAGGTGGTGACCTCGTCGGCGCCCGCGTCGACGAAACGCTGCAGCGAGCTCACGCATTCGTCGACGGTTCCGATCGCGCTGCAGTCGAGAACCCATTCCCACGGGATCACCGCGCCGGGCCCCTCGACCATCTGGTGCCTGTGGAAGGTCAGGTCTCCGACTCGGGGTGCCGAGGTCAACTGCGGGTGCTCTCGCATCCGACGTACCGTCGCCGGATCCCAGCCGTTCGCGGCGGCCAGCACGTCCCCGTAGTAGGGGTACTGCAGATAGGTGACCAACCTGCCTGCGGAGATCGACCTCGCCTCGAAGTCGTCCATCTGAGGGGCCGTCACCACCGGCTGAACCACGCGGATGCTGGCCGGATCACGATCGATCTGCTCGCAGGCCTTGCGGATCCGCGTCACGGCATCCGCCGTGGCCGCCGGCGTCAGCATCGGGGGCAGGATCACCCCGTCGAACGCCGCAGCAGCCACCGCCGCGCCCCGGTCGTGGCAGAACCCGGCGATCCAGATCGGCGGCTGCGGGCCGGCGTAGGTCTCGTGCGGCTGCAACGCGTCGAAGCTGCCCAATTGACCGTGGTAGGCCACGCTCTCACCGGCCCACAGCCGACGCATGATCCCGGCGCAGTCCACCATGGCGGGAAACCTGGTCACCTCGATACCCATGCCTTTGAAGGCACCGACCTCGCCGCGACCCAGCCCGAGCACGAAACGCGGGCCGAAGCACGCCTGCATCGTCGCCCCCAGCGCGGCGATCATCCACGGATGCCGCGTCGTCGGCACGATGATGCCGGTGACCAGTTCCAGCCGGGTCGTGCGCGCCCCGATGCCGGCAAGGATCACGTCGGCTTCCTTCAGGTCCCACCGTTCGGAGATCAGCACCCGGCGGAACCCGAGCCGCTCGGCGTCCACCCCGTCCTCGATCCCTTGCGCAGGAGTGCGTCCCTCCGTCTCCCGCGCGAACTTGGCCGGGTCCGAACTCACCGCTCCGGCAATGATGTAAGCGCTGAAATCCGGTGTGACCGGCGCCAGGTCGCCGACACCGTGTGCCGTGAGATCCGCTTCTCCCATTGATCCTTCACCTGCACAGACCGATCCGCCGAGCCGTCCGGCACAGATCACCGTACGTCATACGGAATTCGGAATACCGTATGGCGTACATAGTTAAACGTCAACCGTCGGTCCGGGTCCGTCAGGACACCGGGCACGCGGTGGTCACTTCGCAGGCCGACTCCGGATCGAGGGCTTCGGCCTGGGTGGCGATGCGCTGCAGCAGTGAGCGGAACATGGCGCGTTCCTCCGCATCGAGGGCGGACAGCACCTGTGTCTCGACCAGGGCCAAGCGCTGGTCGAGGTCGGCGAGCAACTTCGCCCCGCGCTTGGTGATGCCGATGCGACGGGCGCGCCGGTCGGCCGGATCGGGTACACGGGTGACGAGCTTGGCCTCCTCCAGCGCGTCGAGGAGGTAGGTCATGACGGTGCGGTCGACGCCCATCCGGGCAGCCAGCGCGAGTTGGGTTCCCGGCTGGTCATGGGCCGCCGCGGAAAGCACCTGATAACTGCGCGGCCCGCCCGGCAGATCGGCCATCACGGCAGTCGCGGCCTTGCCGTAGGAGCGGAACACCGCCCCCAGGGCCCAGCCGAGGTCGCCGCCCAGCGCGCCACACGCCCCGGTCGGGGCGGCGGGGATCGGGTCGGCGCTCATCGTCACACCCTAATCAACCACGCCGGCGCGGAAGAATTTCTTCACGACAGATGTTCTGTTTCACAGATGATCCGCTGAACCGCTTACCGAGGAGACTGAGATGCGCCTGTTCCGCCTGGACAACAGCCTTCGCACCGACGGATCGGTCAGCCGCGAGCTCGCCGACACGGCGCAGGCCGCCTGGCTGGCCGAGCACCCCGACGGCGTGGTGGTCCGCCGTGATCTGGGCACCGACCCTCTGCTCGCCTCGTCCTGGGTGGACGCGGTCACCGCCGGCTCGACCCCGCCCGCCGACCGCACCGACGCTCAGCGGGAGGCGACCGGACTCGCCGCGCGCCTGGCGGACGAGCTCCTCGAGGCAGACGCCGTGATCGTGTCGCTGCCGCTCTACAACTTCAGCGTCCCGGCGCCGTTCAAGACCTGGATCGATCTGCTCTTCACCGACCCGCGCTTCGCTCCCGGCAGCGTGCAGCCGTTGGCCGGACGGCAGGGCGTCCTCGCCATCGCCCGTGGAGGCGGTTACGCCCCCGGCACCCCCCGCGAGGGTTGGGACCATGCCACACCATGGGTGCAGCGGATCCTCGGCGACGTGTTCGGCCTGGACCTGCATCGGGCCGAGGCAGAGCTGACCATGGCTCCCGTCGTGCCGGCGATGGAGTCGCTGCGACCCCTGGCCGAGCAGTCTCGTCGGGACGCACACCTCGCGGCGGACGCCCACGGCCGGACGCTTGCCCGGCAGGCGCAGACCCGCGCCGCGTAACCCCAACGGAACTCAGTCCCGGCCCCGCCCGGAGCCGGCCGCGGCCCGGACACGACGTACCGGACCGGGGTCGATTACCGGAAGCGGGGCACCGCGACCGGTGGGGAGCTGAACGGGGCCGCGCCCTCCGCGACGAGTGAGACGGGGCACTCGCGGCAACCGCAGTCACTGGTGCAGCTGCACCAGGTGCCCTCCGCGCTCCGGCACCACGTGCACCCGTGCTGGGCCGGCTCGGAGCCGATCCCCTGGCCGGCGGCGACCGCCGCGACCGTCAACACGTTCCCCGCCATACCCGCCAATCGTGCCCGGACGGAAAGTCGTGGCTGTTACGGCACGGTTGCGGTCGCGCTTCGGGTCCCGGCCCACCGTGAATCCTGCGACCGAGGTCCGCCCCGCGCCTGACGGCCCCAACGAATGTTGTTCACGTGCGCGTCGCAGCGGCGCAACACGAGCGCGCCACTCTCGAAGGACCAGGCCGAGGATGCGAAGGACGGGTGGACTGTGACCGGATCGGAGCCGCCGCAACAGCCGTCGCGAACAGACGACGACTGCCCTCGCTGCGGTGCCGATCTGGCGGTGCACCGAATCCTCTACGCGGGCCTGCTGTTGCTGTGCGACCACTGTGGCACCGACGCGCCGCCGGCCCCAGCCTCCGCCTGGGGTCCGGCCCTGCCCGGCACCGCCACGAACTGGTCGACGTGGTCCCGACCCGGAACCCGACTGGCGGTCCGGCGCCGCCCACTTCCGCAGCCGACAACGCCGACCGACTGACCGGCCCACGGCGCGGGCGACAGGCCGGACCGAGTCTCGGTCGAGCGCCGAGCGGGCGTGCTCGTCGACCGCGCCGCCGCGGTGATCACGAGCACTAGCAGGACGCCCGCCGGAGCCTGCGGCCGGTTGGACGCGCCTCGAAGTAGCGCAACGCCAGCCGTTCCTCGGGTGTGGTGCCTGCGCAAACGCCTTCCTGGACCTCGAGGGCGACGGCCCACTGCAGGCATTGCCGGGCGACCGGGCAGCCGGCGCAGATCGCCCGGGCCGCACGCAGTTGCCGCGCACCGCCGGCAGCGGTCCGGTTCGGGAAGAACACGTCCGGGTCGGCGACCCCCCGGCAGGATGCCCGCTCCAACCACTCCATCCATGACCCCCTTGTCGTTCGCGCGGCTCGGTAGTGAGCCTGTCGGACCTGTGTTTCCGGCCGACTTCGCGGCCGTGAACCCCACTGGCCCGCTCCAACGAGCGCACGACCGCGGGCGGTGCGGCTGGATTGATCAACTCGACATCGGCCGGCAACGCGAGTCCGCCACAGGCGGGCGAAGACTGCGCACGACGCACGTCAACTCGGAATGAAGGCCAGATCACTTAGCACAGGAGGAACTGATGCCGATCCCGCAGGACTGGCCCGGCCTGGTGACCATGTGGCAGCGCCGCAACGCAACTGGCCCGGGCCTGGAGCACGCGTTGACAGGCAAGGGCTCAGGGGGCAACGGGCGGCCCGGGCTAGGGGCGTTGCCGCCGGACTGGCCCGGCCTGGTCAATCTTCGGCGACGCGGTGCGACCGGTGGGCCGCAGTCCGTCGAGCAGTCGACGCGAGCAGGGACGCCACGAGATGCGCCCGTCGACTCGCCGGCGCAGCAGTACTGACAGGCCATCAGATATTGACATCGAAGGAGCGCTTGACGGCGCGCGGGCGTGCGCGTTCGCACCGACCGTATTCACTGCCGTGCAATTTGCTCGCAACAGGCGTCCGGTTCAGTTGTCTCATCGCAGGTTCCCGCGACCCGGGGACCGGAAGGCGATGGCACCACACTTTCGAGCGACCCGGGCCGGATCGGCCCGCGGGAAAGAGGGAGGCGCTCCATGTCCACATCTAAGACCCCCACGACTGCGAACCCGTCCGTCGTGATCTCGTTCGCCCGGCCACGCACCAACCGCACTGCGCGGACCCGCCTGCTGGACGGGTTGCGGTCCGGCCGCAACCGGCGCACCCACGTGGGAATGTTCGCTCCCGACGACGGCTGAGCGCCGCGGCGAGGGCCGGTCCGTGAAGACGGGTGGTGGCCGGTGGCCGGGACACCCCGGCCACCACCCGATCCGGGCGTGGATGGTCCCAGGCACGAGCCGACCCGACGCCGCTTCCCTGCGCACAGCGGATCCGGGTGCGCTCGGGCCTACGCCCCGCTGGCTGTGATGCCTGTTCGGGCCGGGAGCGTGCCGTCCTCCACCACGTCACCGCTCGACGGACCGCGTCGCAGCAGTCGGCGCCACTGGTCGACGTCGTAGGAAGCCGGTGGGTTCTCGCCGAGAAAGTCCTGCACGACGCGCAGGAATCTCCGCGGGTCGGCGTGGTGCGGGAAGTGACCGGCTTCCGGGAAGATCTCGAGCCTGCTGCCGGGCATGGCCTGGTTGAGTACCTGCCCGTGTGCCACGGGAATGACCGCGTCGCGGCCGCCCCAGATCAGCAGGGCCGGGATGCCCTCGGCGAGGTAGCACCGGTCGAGCATCGTGATCACCTGGCCGTGCCGGTCCACCGCCGAACGCAGGGTGCGGACGAACGCGCTACGCGCGGTCCGGTCCGGGAAGGCCTCGAAGAGCCGGCCCAGATCCTGCGCATCGCGCCCGAGATCCGTGCCCAACGCGCGCAGCGCGAACGCCAGCACGCCGATGAACTGGCGAGTTCCCGGAATGCCCAGCAGCGGTAGCGCAGTTTCGGCGCCCGGGGTGGCGAGCAGCCGGAGCAGCTGATTGGTCTGTCGGCCCGCACCCCCGGAGGAGACCAGTACCAGACGTTCGCAGCGCTCCGGAAACTGATACGCGAACTGCATGCCCACGCCCCCGCCGAGGGAGTGACCGATCACGCTGACCCGTTCGACGTCCAGGACCGAGAGCAGGTCGCGCATCCCGCAGGCGTAGGCGGCTACCGAGTAGTCGGCCCGCGGCCGGTCGGAAAGGCCGTGACCGAGGAGGTCCGGGGCGATTACCGTGTAGTGCTCGGTAAGTCCGGGAACCACGGTCCGCCAGGTGTCGGCGCTGTCCCCGATCCCGTGCAGCAGAAGCAGCGGCGGTCCCTCCCCGCAGTGCACGTAGGCGCGGCGATGACCGTGGACGGTGACGAACCGCCGTGGCAGACCGACGCACTGCGGCACGGCCCCGTTACTGGTCATGGCGTCGGTGCAGGCCGCGAGGCCGACGGCTCCGCCAGGCCGGCGCTGCCGCCACATGTTGCCGGTCGCCCAGGCATCGCCGTCCTCCTTCCCGGCCCGCGATCGCATCGAGAAGACAGCAGCGATGTTTCGAACGCCGCAACGCAATGGGTCAGAAATGTGACGAGGTTCCCGCGGTCATCTGACGGAAACCTTCGTGCCTGACGGCGCCAGTGCCC from Sporichthyaceae bacterium carries:
- a CDS encoding TetR/AcrR family transcriptional regulator C-terminal domain-containing protein; translated protein: MTERPPGRPGPLPRFTREQVLEAALELIESMPPEKFSMHKLGQALGVRPMTLYGYVKNKDDVLAGVTQLALAKFHHDPGTKAPWYEQIRASLREIHALCRQYPHLATLVINRNAHRPELLHVRERMLGILLDAGFDADTALHAFGVLAYYTTGFAGGQAGLSTSGAAGTIPHLPPGEFPRLTSLADKYADHASEEAFEFGLDLLLQGLRRRRRG
- a CDS encoding transglutaminase family protein, giving the protein MAARVALEHRTTYRFDRPVEVGPHTIRLKPAPHCRTPISGYALRINGAEHFVNWQQDIYGNHAARVVFREPTDFLEFTVDLIADMTVINPFDFFLDPVARHWPFDYPAELMADLEPYLRPVQEPDAAGGGSGPRLREWLAGIELTGTKDVPTVDFLVILNQHLAAAIEYSLRLPEGVQSPDRTLELGVGSCRDSAWALVGALRTLGLAARFVSGYLVQLAPEGEAGPVRDFTDLHAWAEAFIPGAGWIGLDSTSGLLAGEGHLPLVGAPRPEQAAPISGTTSRAVATFEYSNLVHRIRSDPRTAGPYRPEQVEAIHSLGRSVDQRLQAGDVRLTMGGEPTFVSVTDRESAQWRFAADGEDKRRLGAALARRLAQRWAPDGILHHGQGKWYPGEPLPRWQITLAWRTDGQPLWSDPGLLADPWGPPSAPAAAATGLTAAIAANLGVAADCVSPLFEDPLDRLAAEAQLPSGAQPAGLPPIAPAQAEERAALVAALDAERGEPVGWAIPLSWAEDDSGWVTTRWNTRRGAVFLRPGTSPAGFRLPLDALAWSTPPPPPPPSGYAPLFPLPDVGPGSAGDRPAAQVVSPDRAAGTALCVQERDGHLFVFLPPLPDAAVCTELLAVVEDAARAAGVPVVLEGYSPTGDRRLQSLSVTPDPGVIEVNVHPAADWTAMVKTAEVLHAEVTEIGLTAETFAMDGIRTGTGGGGHLTLGGAGPADSPLLRRPDLLVSMLTYWQHHPGLTYLFSGRFVGPTSQAPRVDEARHESLYELEIAFAELAALADEPEGTRPWHVDRALRHLLVDITGNTHRAEFCIDKLYSPDGERGRLGLLELRGFEMAPHPDMSLVQALLVRALVARFWENPYRAPLVRWGTRLHDEFLLPEYALADVADVVADLNAHDIAFDPAWLEPFAEFRFPRLGSVVVAGVGLEVRAAIEPWHVLGEEVAAGGTARYVDSSCERVQIKASGVVPGRHVVLCNGIPLPTGRCRVADTVVAGVRFRARTPPSALHPTIGIHSPLAIELLDTWNDRSLGGFTYHVIHPGGRDYDRYPINAAEAEARRAARFQPEVSTPGQSLVTGRRALPPQAPEYSCTLDLRRTATSRASRPAVADPAGRET
- a CDS encoding TIGR03857 family LLM class F420-dependent oxidoreductase; protein product: MGEADLTAHGVGDLAPVTPDFSAYIIAGAVSSDPAKFARETEGRTPAQGIEDGVDAERLGFRRVLISERWDLKEADVILAGIGARTTRLELVTGIIVPTTRHPWMIAALGATMQACFGPRFVLGLGRGEVGAFKGMGIEVTRFPAMVDCAGIMRRLWAGESVAYHGQLGSFDALQPHETYAGPQPPIWIAGFCHDRGAAVAAAAFDGVILPPMLTPAATADAVTRIRKACEQIDRDPASIRVVQPVVTAPQMDDFEARSISAGRLVTYLQYPYYGDVLAAANGWDPATVRRMREHPQLTSAPRVGDLTFHRHQMVEGPGAVIPWEWVLDCSAIGTVDECVSSLQRFVDAGADEVTTYGSTPRQNAALIEAWRKRPEASR
- a CDS encoding SDR family oxidoreductase, with protein sequence MTIPTPRAGRAALITGASSGLGLEFARQLCARGHDAILVARRADRLESLAADLRKRYDRRVEVLPCDLADAAARSRMLVDLAALDLELDVLVLCAGFGLGGPFLHQDPDRITAMVRTNVEAVMVLSRALIPPMAERRSGAVLLVSSMAGNQPMPNFGAYAATKAAITSLAQALHCELAVHRVGVTALCPGGVRTEFSSVGGVEHVEKRTPGVVMIGPEACVRAGLEGLDRGKRIVMPRVGVRAMAWFGSHAPRALWLPLCKKMMA
- a CDS encoding phosphotransferase, which produces MSAHTLPAVVVVDTVEDLTPEWLTAALRSRGTLAPGTEVAAADSEVIGTGQLGHVVRTTLRYAGDGAGPSSVVVKLPSEDPGSRQLGAAMGVYEAEVHFYEQVAPRLTGRVPDLYHAAVDPATGRFTLVIEDVGASTVPGDMLAGCTPDRAALAIGELVGLQAPIWNDPELIRLPWLDIARTRMLFAQVPQCIELFRERFAHRLDPEHLALVEQLAPLAPVVTDAVWKPPFVVAHGDYRLDNMMFGITAADPPIVVLDWQGARLAPPLLDAAIFLTTALDPGLRGELERDLLGQYLDDLKTAGVRGFEAQDCWESYRACSLYPFLLTVAVSVTISRTERGDQMWTRMLTGAADLVLTTGAAKLVGRG
- a CDS encoding MarR family winged helix-turn-helix transcriptional regulator, which produces MSADPIPAAPTGACGALGGDLGWALGAVFRSYGKAATAVMADLPGGPRSYQVLSAAAHDQPGTQLALAARMGVDRTVMTYLLDALEEAKLVTRVPDPADRRARRIGITKRGAKLLADLDQRLALVETQVLSALDAEERAMFRSLLQRIATQAEALDPESACEVTTACPVS
- a CDS encoding peroxiredoxin-like family protein, whose product is MTTTDQTIAERVEAFHTQVPGLFPADVWEVIVQEQNAHRASAPGALPAIGSPMPDANLLDAHGRATTLSATRAGRTAVIVLYRGAWCPYCNITLRAYQDALASELSSRGGVLIALSPQKPDEALSLQEKNELAFPVLSDPGNQIAVALGVLTAFGAAAQAAVAGVGIDVAAGNADGTAGIPMPTVVVVDAAGEIRWIDVHPDYTTRTEPAEILEHLAGLPR